A region from the Equus asinus isolate D_3611 breed Donkey chromosome 3, EquAss-T2T_v2, whole genome shotgun sequence genome encodes:
- the ODAPH gene encoding LOW QUALITY PROTEIN: odontogenesis associated phosphoprotein (The sequence of the model RefSeq protein was modified relative to this genomic sequence to represent the inferred CDS: deleted 1 base in 1 codon; substituted 2 bases at 2 genomic stop codons), with the protein MAHRFCVSFWLLVCWLVVTVAEAMSTFLYPLQPSNLHADKKRWXLLLGAHEIMETPQTARSLHSPLPPPQGTLXRGSSPSQGHPSVPSFFFHDEGPESTLGFQTDLSSLHGATAVFSFIRLFGHAFAFLLIINISLEEMSGEEARLRKAERREKPKHAEAKKANASEKIIKDFCFLFPN; encoded by the exons ATGGCTCACCGGTTCTGCGTCTCCTTCTGGCTACTGGTCTGCTGGTTGGTGGTAACTGTGGCAGAAG CAATGTCCACATTTTTATATCCCCTGCAGCCAAGTAATTTGCATGCG GACAAGAAGAGGTGGTGACTCCTCCTGGGGGCTCACGAAATAATGGAGACCCCACAGACTGCCAGATCTTTACactcacccctccccccaccacaagGAACCCTGTGACGAGGATCCAGCCCATCACAAGGACACCCAAGTgtcccttcattttttttccacgACGAAGGCCCAGAGTCTACATTAGGTTTCCAAACAGACCTTTCCTCCCTCCATGGTGCAACCGCCGTTTTCAGTTTCATCCGTTTATTTGGCCACGCGTTCGCCTTCCTCCTCATTATCAATATTTCCCTGGAAGAAATGTCGGGAGAGGAAGCTCGTctgaggaaagcagagagaagagagaag ccCAAACATGCTGAAGCCAAAAAGGCCAATGCCTcggaaaagattataaaagatttctgttttctttttccaaactAA